Proteins co-encoded in one Ziziphus jujuba cultivar Dongzao chromosome 9, ASM3175591v1 genomic window:
- the LOC107427074 gene encoding autophagy-related protein 2 isoform X1 translates to MFPWNIAKSAEAMFSRWALKRLCKFLLKKKLGQFLLGDIDLDQLDVQLTQGTIQLSDLALNVDYINEKLGAAASLMIKEGSVGSLLVRLPWKVKGCQVEVDELELVLAPCAEYNLRAGAETCNSGQDGNGDLHCDAGHDVIEKAAKSTSADVHQGVKTIANMVKEFLTSFHVKIKKLIVAFDPYSHKDEKKSGSHTALVLRISETECGTCVSDYANPKPKTQAGSFLGISQLTNFVKFEGAIFELLQMDGFENKTCFPHTETTLGESLTECCSSSVTTPILTGKKGGFSGNVKLSIPWENGSLDIRKVDADVSIDPVDLKFQPSTIKWLLHSWEKFNKLEKNGNDSILNKSTDTVHLTSVSNCHSSKPVSTAFPVNKVVPIHGGFSTDLSSLTMKECVAEAVLPGPHLISDWVPLYSDRSQKVGAEELDFGASVDQFFECFDGMRSSQSVLGSSGMWNWTLFSAITAASSLASGSLHVPSEQQHVETNLKATFAGISVFLSFQDENKKYPCDKGDQINAASYIPHLGAECRDIQLGVQVCPQEMRFEGTLKYLEIIHCLHYKDGDVDSGLQGFNDDNNSQMQKIQRLQEDVQDALPSLASSVECSDKLNCLAVEDFPFGNRNNVFKVTMLKTSGVTYCQFTVKSSSLNSCPMGHTSFSVKLPPFVFWVDFPLINMLLELFKEIGKSFEKPGVFPSETFNEKHGSSHGDVERGSSSCIAALSSTESVQGNISLHSARVILCFPLGSDKDIRRFSSWDQFVALDFSLPSADNRKTYQDSGLGGRSQKRYSSTTTCSIHLNFANLDIFLINPASKNHVGIYSSNMQRQKFSAENILSASNRTDYLSVISMCLQEGLVTGPWIAKRAKLLATFEDSKSGNNSVGKGYEFASVSTVKDMEDLNSQTREEIILSSAILLHVHLPAVTVKLGSPQYQGLCCLLDKMVSGLSCVTPAGDNVKAESTMSQTSILVDCDDAEFLISPELKENIKVSIQRELPGSWCHLKLKIQKFCLLSVSNIGGNKGANFFWLAHNEGKLWGSITGVPEQEFLLISCSNSAMKRGDGGGSNALSCRLAGSDIIYLWEPESFHGFTSITVRCGTLVAAGGRLDWLDAIFSFFSVSSTEIEQNEKRLQNGDLDAPCGSSFVLNLVDIGLSYEPYVKNGEAKSEVFSNGKEQVGEEYVACLLAASSLNLSNSAVAGSMENEYKIRIQDLGLLLCMVSECDNLCGSYGAEHLHKIGYVKIAQEALVEAILRTNCKSGLLWEVECSKSHIHVDTCGDTTSSMIRLAAQLQQLFAPDLEESVVHLQTRWNKVQQEQERKWLNDEIRFSDGHSATSISERSSSSVGIQTDPGSVGLMDEIREDAFHVSTNEIYPHGSSELQSHISHDENFLEELDNISFDSLSSNQSFNGLVPVIEMESSQTSSFIEGNLPEFIEGYCLTELQPIELSIGGKSSHEIHKCSSGDVGSGDLGGEINGWYRDASFRIVEDHVLKASEGCSVSKYEEDQLSSIDNDKANNLTKAIGRLLLKNINIRWRMHAGFDWHYCRKNGRQPKNGGGRDTTVCLELSLSGMEFQYDMFPVGEIHVSKLSLSVQDFYLDDRSRDAPWKLVLGYYCSKDHPRKSSSKAFKLDLESVRPDPLTPLEEYRLRIAFLPMRLHLHQRQLDFLITFFGAKSSSVDQSPGHHKDSDGSTSLPVMSNTVAGHSTSVEEAFLPYFQAIDIWPILIRVDYSPCRVDLPALGGGKYVELVNLVPWKGVELQLKHVHAVGIYGWGSVCETIVGEWLEDISQNQIHKILQGLPAVRSLVAVGAGATKLVSMPIENYRKDKRLLKGMQRGATAFLRSISLEAIGLGVHLAAGAHNILLQAEYLSTTISPSIPWPIPSKLKTNVRFNQPKDAQQGIEQAYESLSDGLGKSASALVRTPLKNFQRGASAGSALASAVRAVPAAAIAPVSACASALHYTLLGVRNSLDPQHKKESMEKYLGPTQQWEQN, encoded by the exons ATGTTTCCGTGGAACATCGCGAAATCTGCTGAGGCGATGTTCTCGCGGTGGGCTTTGAAGAGGTTGTGTAAATTCTTGTTGAAGAAGAAGTTGGGTCAGTTTTTGTTGGGGGATATCGATCTCGACCAGCTCGATGTGCAGCTCACTCAAGGCACAATTCAGCTCAGTGATCTCGCGCTTAATGTCGATTATATTAATGAGAAG TTGGGTGCAGCTGCGTCTCTTATGATAAAAGAAGGATCCGTTGGTTCTCTATTAGTTAGATTGCCTTGGAAGGTTAAAGGTTGTCAAGTTGAGGTGGATGAACTTGAGCTTGTGCTTGCTCCCTGTGCGGAGTATAATTTACGTGCTGGAGCTGAAACTTGCAACTCTGGTCAGGATGGTAATGGAGACCTTCATTGCGATGCTGGTCATGATGTCATTGAAAAAGCTGCAAAATCTACTTCTGCGGATGTACATCAAGGTGTTAAGACAATAGCGAATATGGTCAAGGAGTTTCTTACGAGCTTCCAtgttaagataaaaaaattgatagtcGCATTTGATCCATATTCACACAAGGATGAGAAGAAATCGGGTAGTCATACAGCCTTGGTACTTAGAATTTCTGAGACAGAATGTGGAACTTGTGTTTCTGATTATGCTAATCCGAAGCCTAAAACACAAGCTGGGAGCTTTCTTGGGATTAGTCAGCTAACAAATTTTGTAAAGTTTGAAGGAGCAATATTTGAACTTCTTCAAATGGATGGCTTTGAGAATAAAACATGCTTTCCGCATACAGAAACAACACTTGGTGAATCATTGACAGAGTGCTGTTCATCAAGTGTTACAACTCCAATCCTGACAGGGAAGAAAGGCGGTTTTTCAGGAAATGTAAAATTAAGCATACCTTGGGAAAATGGATCTTTGGACATTCGTAAAGTGGATGCAGATGTTTCTATTGACCCTGtggatttaaaatttcaacCCAGCACAATAAAATGGCTTTTACATTCATGGgaaaaatttaataagttggAGAAGAATGGAAATGATTCTATCCTTAATAAGTCAACAGATACTGTTCACCTTACTTCAGTGTCCAACTGCCATTCATCAAAACCGGTATCTACTGCCTTTCCAGTGAACAAGGTGGTTCCAATTCATGGGGGCTTTTCCACTGATTTATCCTCTTTGACAATGAAAGAATGTGTAGCTGAAGCTGTGCTACCTGGGCCACATCTTATATCTGATTGGGTACCATTATATTCGGATAGAAGTCAAAAAGTTGGTGCTGAAGAACTTGATTTTGGGGCAAG TGTGGATCAGTTCTTTGAGTGTTTTGATGGAATGAGAAGTTCTCAATCGGTGTTAGGAAGCAGCGGGATGTGGAACTGGACACTTTTCAGTGCTATTACTGCTGCATCCAGCCTTGCTTCTGGATCTTTGCATGTTCCGTCTG AACAGCAGCATGTTGAAACCAATCTTAAGGCAACTTTTGCTGGAATATCTGTGTTTTTGTCCTTCCAAGATGAAAACAAGAAATATCCATGTGATAAGGGTGATCAGATTAATGCTGCATCATACATTCCTCATCTAGGTGCGGAATGCCGAGACATACAACTTGGAGTGCAG GTATGTCCTCAAGAAATGAGGTTCGAAGGAACATTGAAGTATCTTGAGATTATTCATTGCTTACACTACAAAGATGGTGATGTGGACTCTGGCTTACAAGGGtttaatgatgataataacagCCAAATGCAAAAGATTCAACGACTTCAAGAAGATGTTCAAGATGCTCTTCCCTCACTTGCCTCGTCGGTTGAATGTTCAGACAAGTTAAATTGTTTAGCAGTTGAAGATTTTCCATTTGGAAATAGAAACAATGTGTTCAAAGTTACAATGCTTAAAACTTCAGGTGTCACTTATTGCCAATTTACTGTGAAATCAAGTTCATTGAATAGCTGTCCAATGGGGCACACATCCTTTTCAGTGAAATTGCCACCATTTGTTTTCTGGGTGGATTTCCCCTTGATAAATATGTTATTAGAACTGTTCAAGGAGATTGGAAAATCTTTTGAAAAGCCTGGTGTATTTCCATCTGAGACCTTCAACGAAAAGCATGGATCATCCCATGGGGATGTTGAAAGAGGCTCTAGTTCTTGCATTGCAGCTTTGTCATCAACAGAAAGTGTACAAGGTAACATATCTCTCCATAGTGCGAGGGTGATCCTATGTTTCCCTCTTGGAAGTGACAAAGATATTAGACGCTTCTCTTCCTGGGATCAATTTGTTGctcttgatttttctttaccaTCAGCTGATAATAGAAAAACATATCAAGACAGTGGTTTAGGTGGAAGGTCACAGAAAAGATATTCTTCCACAACGACATGTTCTATACATTTGAATTTTGCTAATCTTGACATTTTCTTGATCAATCCTGCAAGTAAAAATCATGTTGGAATTTACTCCAGTAACATGCAGAGACAGAAATTTTCGGCTGAGAACATTTTATCTGCGAGCAACAGAACAGATTATCTTTCTGTCATTAGTATGTGTTTGCAGGAGGGTCTTGTGACTGGTCCTTGGATAGCAAAGAGAGCCAAGTTGCTAGCTACTTTTGAGGATTCAAAGAGCGGTAATAATTCTGTGGGAAAAGGTTACGAGTTTGCTTCTGTATCTACCGTGAAAGATATGGAGGATCTAAATTCTCAAACTCGAGAAGAGATTATTTTGAGCTCTGCAATTTTACTGCATGTTCATCTACCGGCTGTTACAGTCAAATTAGGCAGTCCTCAATATCAAGGCTTATGCTGTCTTTTGGATAAGATGGTAAGTGGATTGTCGTGTGTGACACCTGCTGGAGACAATGTTAAGGCAGAATCTACCATGTCACAGACATCTATTCTTGTGGACTGTGATGATGCAGAATTTTTGATTAGCCCGGAGTTAAAGGAGAATATCAAGGTCTCGATACAGAGGGAACTTCCTGGTTCATGGTGTCATCTAAAACTGAAAATTCAGAAGTTTTGCTTGCTGTCTGTCTCAAATATTGGTGGCAATAAGGGTGCCAATTTCTTCTGGTTAGCGCATAATGAAGGCAAATTATGGGGTTCCATCACTGGCGTTCCTGAACAGGAGTTTCTCCTGATTTCATGTAGTAATTCTGCAATGAAACGTGGTGATGGAGGAGGATCAAATGCATTGTCATGTAGGTTGGCTGGTTCTGATATTATATACTTGTGGGAGCCCGAGAGTTTCCATGGTTTTACATCTATAACTGTCAGATGTGGCACACTTGTTGCTGCAGGTGGTCGCTTGGATTGGTTAGATGCAATATTCTCCTTTTTCAGTGTTTCCTCGACTGAAATTGAACAAAATGAGAAGCGTTTGCAAAATGGGGATTTGGATGCACCTTGTGGATCTTCTTTTGTTCTTAATTTAGTGGACATTGGGTTGAGTTATGAACCTTACGTTAAGAATGGAGAGGCTAAGAGTGAAGTGTTTTCAAATGGCAAAGAACAAGTTGGTGAGGAGTATGTTGCATGTCTATTGGCTGCGTCGTCCTTAAATCTCTCAAATTCAGCTGTGGCAGGTTCTATGGAAAATGAATACAAAATTAGGATACAAGATCTTGGACTGCTTCTCTGTATGGTGTCAGAGTGTGATAATTTATGTGGTTCTTACGGTGCAGAACATCTTCACAAGATTGGCTATGTTAAAATTGCTCAGGAGGCACTTGTTGAAGCAATTTTGAGAACCAATTGTAAGAGTGGCCTTCTATGGGAGGTAGAATGTTCTAAATCTCACATTCATGTAGATACTTGTGGAGACACCACTTCTAGTATGATTCGTTTAGCTGCTCAATTGCAACAGCTATTTGCTCCTGATCTTGAGGAATCAGTTGTGCACTTGCAGACTAGATGGAATAAAGTTCAACAGGAACAAGAGAGAAAATGGTTAAATGATGAGATTAGGTTCTCTGATGGTCATTCTGCAACATCAATTTCTGAAAGGTCTTCTTCAAGTGTAGGCATCCAGACTGACCCTGGGTCCGTTGGCTTGATGGATGAGATACGTGAAGATGCATTTCACGTAAGTACGAATGAAATCTACCCTCATGGTTCTTCTGAATTGCAAAGTCATATTTCTCATGATGAAAACTTTCTTGAAGAGTTGGATAACATAAGCTTTGATAGTCTTTCTTCTAATCAGTCATTCAATGGGTTAGTGCCTGTAATAGAAATGGAAAGTAGTCAAACCTCATCTTTTATAGAAGGTAACTTACCAGAGTTTATAGAAGGCTATTGTTTAACTGAGTTACAGCCAATAGAATTATCAATTGGTGGAAAATCATCGCATGAGATTCATAAATGCAGCTCGGGTGATGTTGGTAGTGGAGATCTTGGAGGAGAAATTAATGGATGGTATAGGGATGCCTCTTTCAGAATAGTAGAAGACCATGTTTTGAAGGCAAGTGAGGGGTGTAGTGTGAGCAAATACGAGGAAGACCAGCTCTCTTCTATTGACAATGATAAAGCCAACAATTTGACAAAGGCCATAGGGCGTTTACTTCTTAAAAACATTAATATCAGATGGAGAATGCATGCTGGTTTTGATTGGCACTACTGCAGAAAGAATGGTCGGCAGCCTAAAAATGGTGGTGGAAGGGATACGACTGTATGTCTAGAGCTTTCACTATCTGGAATGGAATTTCAATATGACATGTTTCCAGTTGGTGAAATACATGTTTCTAAGCTTTCTCTTTCAGTTCAAGATTTTTATCTTGATGATAGAAGCAGAGATGCTCCTTGGAAACTG GTGCTAGGATATTATTGTTCAAAGGATCATCCTCGGAAGTCGTCCTCAAAAGCATTCAAGCTCGACTTAGAATCTGTTAGACCTGATCCTTTAACACCTCTTGAAGAGTATCG GTTACGCATTGCATTCCTTCCCATGCGTTTGCATCTTCACCAGCGCCAACTTGATTTCCTCATCAccttttttggggcaaaaagcTCATCAGTTGACCAGTCTCCAGGTCATCATAAAGATTCAGATGGTTCCACATCATTGCCGGTGATGAGTAATACTGTTGCAGGGCACAGTACGAGCGTAGAGGAGGCATTTCTTCCTTACTTTCAGGCAA TTGACATATGGCCTATTCTTATTCGGGTTGATTACAGTCCCTGCCGTGTTGATCTACCAGCACTGGGAGGCGGGAAGTATGTGGAACTTGTTAATCTTGTTCCATGGAAG GGGGTTGAGCTACAACTCAAGCACGTTCATGCTGTTGGTATCTATGGCTGGGGAAGCGTGTGTGAAACAATTGTAGGGGAGTGGTTGGAAGATATATCTCAAAATCAG attcataaaatattacaaGGTCTTCCTGCAGTACGTTCATTGGTTGCTGTTGGTGCTGGTGCTACAAAACTAGTCTCTATGCCTATTGAAAATTACAGGAAGGATAAGAGACTACTTAAGGGAATGCAAAGAG GTGCAACCGCATTCCTTAGAAGTATTTCACTTGAGGCTATTGGGCTTGGAGTACATTTGGCAGCTGGAGCTCACAATATTTTGCTCCAAGCAGAATATCTTTCTACAACCATTTCTCCTTCTATACCATGGCCCATACCGagtaaattgaaaacaaatgtTCGATTTAATCAGCCTAAAGATGCTCAACAAGGAATTGAACAG GCATATGAAAGCCTCAGTGATGGCCTAGGAAAATCTGCTTCTGCCTTGGTTCGAACACCCTTGAAAAACTTCCAGCGTGGAGCCAGTGCAGGCTCTGCTTTGGCAAGTGCTGTTCGGGCAGTTCCTGCTGCTGCTATAGCTCCAGTTTCTGCTTGTGCAAGCGCCTTGCATTATACTCTTCTTGGCGTTAGAAATAG CCTTGATCCCCAGCACAAGAAAGAGTCCATGGAGAAATATTTGGGTCCTACTCAGCAATGGGAACAAAATTGA
- the LOC107427074 gene encoding autophagy-related protein 2 isoform X5, translated as MFPWNIAKSAEAMFSRWALKRLCKFLLKKKLGQFLLGDIDLDQLDVQLTQGTIQLSDLALNVDYINEKLGAAASLMIKEGSVGSLLVRLPWKVKGCQVEVDELELVLAPCAEYNLRAGAETCNSGQDGNGDLHCDAGHDVIEKAAKSTSADVHQGVKTIANMVKEFLTSFHVKIKKLIVAFDPYSHKDEKKSGSHTALVLRISETECGTCVSDYANPKPKTQAGSFLGISQLTNFVKFEGAIFELLQMDGFENKTCFPHTETTLGESLTECCSSSVTTPILTGKKGGFSGNVKLSIPWENGSLDIRKVDADVSIDPVDLKFQPSTIKWLLHSWEKFNKLEKNGNDSILNKSTDTVHLTSVSNCHSSKPVSTAFPVNKVVPIHGGFSTDLSSLTMKECVAEAVLPGPHLISDWVPLYSDRSQKVGAEELDFGASVDQFFECFDGMRSSQSVLGSSGMWNWTLFSAITAASSLASGSLHVPSEQQHVETNLKATFAGISVFLSFQDENKKYPCDKGDQINAASYIPHLGAECRDIQLGVQVCPQEMRFEGTLKYLEIIHCLHYKDGDVDSGLQGFNDDNNSQMQKIQRLQEDVQDALPSLASSVECSDKLNCLAVEDFPFGNRNNVFKVTMLKTSGVTYCQFTVKSSSLNSCPMGHTSFSVKLPPFVFWVDFPLINMLLELFKEIGKSFEKPGVFPSETFNEKHGSSHGDVERGSSSCIAALSSTESVQGNISLHSARVILCFPLGSDKDIRRFSSWDQFVALDFSLPSADNRKTYQDSGLGGRSQKRYSSTTTCSIHLNFANLDIFLINPASKNHVGIYSSNMQRQKFSAENILSASNRTDYLSVISMCLQEGLVTGPWIAKRAKLLATFEDSKSGNNSVGKGYEFASVSTVKDMEDLNSQTREEIILSSAILLHVHLPAVTVKLGSPQYQGLCCLLDKMVSGLSCVTPAGDNVKAESTMSQTSILVDCDDAEFLISPELKENIKVSIQRELPGSWCHLKLKIQKFCLLSVSNIGGNKGANFFWLAHNEGKLWGSITGVPEQEFLLISCSNSAMKRGDGGGSNALSCRLAGSDIIYLWEPESFHGFTSITVRCGTLVAAGGRLDWLDAIFSFFSVSSTEIEQNEKRLQNGDLDAPCGSSFVLNLVDIGLSYEPYVKNGEAKSEVFSNGKEQVGEEYVACLLAASSLNLSNSAVAGSMENEYKIRIQDLGLLLCMVSECDNLCGSYGAEHLHKIGYVKIAQEALVEAILRTNCKSGLLWEVECSKSHIHVDTCGDTTSSMIRLAAQLQQLFAPDLEESVVHLQTRWNKVQQEQERKWLNDEIRFSDGHSATSISERSSSSVGIQTDPGSVGLMDEIREDAFHVSTNEIYPHGSSELQSHISHDENFLEELDNISFDSLSSNQSFNGLVPVIEMESSQTSSFIEGNLPEFIEGYCLTELQPIELSIGGKSSHEIHKCSSGDVGSGDLGGEINGWYRDASFRIVEDHVLKASEGCSVSKYEEDQLSSIDNDKANNLTKAIGRLLLKNINIRWRMHAGFDWHYCRKNGRQPKNGGGRDTTVCLELSLSGMEFQYDMFPVGEIHVSKLSLSVQDFYLDDRSRDAPWKLVLGYYCSKDHPRKSSSKAFKLDLESVRPDPLTPLEEYRLRIAFLPMRLHLHQRQLDFLITFFGAKSSSVDQSPGHHKDSDGSTSLPVMSNTVAGHSTSVEEAFLPYFQSLPC; from the exons ATGTTTCCGTGGAACATCGCGAAATCTGCTGAGGCGATGTTCTCGCGGTGGGCTTTGAAGAGGTTGTGTAAATTCTTGTTGAAGAAGAAGTTGGGTCAGTTTTTGTTGGGGGATATCGATCTCGACCAGCTCGATGTGCAGCTCACTCAAGGCACAATTCAGCTCAGTGATCTCGCGCTTAATGTCGATTATATTAATGAGAAG TTGGGTGCAGCTGCGTCTCTTATGATAAAAGAAGGATCCGTTGGTTCTCTATTAGTTAGATTGCCTTGGAAGGTTAAAGGTTGTCAAGTTGAGGTGGATGAACTTGAGCTTGTGCTTGCTCCCTGTGCGGAGTATAATTTACGTGCTGGAGCTGAAACTTGCAACTCTGGTCAGGATGGTAATGGAGACCTTCATTGCGATGCTGGTCATGATGTCATTGAAAAAGCTGCAAAATCTACTTCTGCGGATGTACATCAAGGTGTTAAGACAATAGCGAATATGGTCAAGGAGTTTCTTACGAGCTTCCAtgttaagataaaaaaattgatagtcGCATTTGATCCATATTCACACAAGGATGAGAAGAAATCGGGTAGTCATACAGCCTTGGTACTTAGAATTTCTGAGACAGAATGTGGAACTTGTGTTTCTGATTATGCTAATCCGAAGCCTAAAACACAAGCTGGGAGCTTTCTTGGGATTAGTCAGCTAACAAATTTTGTAAAGTTTGAAGGAGCAATATTTGAACTTCTTCAAATGGATGGCTTTGAGAATAAAACATGCTTTCCGCATACAGAAACAACACTTGGTGAATCATTGACAGAGTGCTGTTCATCAAGTGTTACAACTCCAATCCTGACAGGGAAGAAAGGCGGTTTTTCAGGAAATGTAAAATTAAGCATACCTTGGGAAAATGGATCTTTGGACATTCGTAAAGTGGATGCAGATGTTTCTATTGACCCTGtggatttaaaatttcaacCCAGCACAATAAAATGGCTTTTACATTCATGGgaaaaatttaataagttggAGAAGAATGGAAATGATTCTATCCTTAATAAGTCAACAGATACTGTTCACCTTACTTCAGTGTCCAACTGCCATTCATCAAAACCGGTATCTACTGCCTTTCCAGTGAACAAGGTGGTTCCAATTCATGGGGGCTTTTCCACTGATTTATCCTCTTTGACAATGAAAGAATGTGTAGCTGAAGCTGTGCTACCTGGGCCACATCTTATATCTGATTGGGTACCATTATATTCGGATAGAAGTCAAAAAGTTGGTGCTGAAGAACTTGATTTTGGGGCAAG TGTGGATCAGTTCTTTGAGTGTTTTGATGGAATGAGAAGTTCTCAATCGGTGTTAGGAAGCAGCGGGATGTGGAACTGGACACTTTTCAGTGCTATTACTGCTGCATCCAGCCTTGCTTCTGGATCTTTGCATGTTCCGTCTG AACAGCAGCATGTTGAAACCAATCTTAAGGCAACTTTTGCTGGAATATCTGTGTTTTTGTCCTTCCAAGATGAAAACAAGAAATATCCATGTGATAAGGGTGATCAGATTAATGCTGCATCATACATTCCTCATCTAGGTGCGGAATGCCGAGACATACAACTTGGAGTGCAG GTATGTCCTCAAGAAATGAGGTTCGAAGGAACATTGAAGTATCTTGAGATTATTCATTGCTTACACTACAAAGATGGTGATGTGGACTCTGGCTTACAAGGGtttaatgatgataataacagCCAAATGCAAAAGATTCAACGACTTCAAGAAGATGTTCAAGATGCTCTTCCCTCACTTGCCTCGTCGGTTGAATGTTCAGACAAGTTAAATTGTTTAGCAGTTGAAGATTTTCCATTTGGAAATAGAAACAATGTGTTCAAAGTTACAATGCTTAAAACTTCAGGTGTCACTTATTGCCAATTTACTGTGAAATCAAGTTCATTGAATAGCTGTCCAATGGGGCACACATCCTTTTCAGTGAAATTGCCACCATTTGTTTTCTGGGTGGATTTCCCCTTGATAAATATGTTATTAGAACTGTTCAAGGAGATTGGAAAATCTTTTGAAAAGCCTGGTGTATTTCCATCTGAGACCTTCAACGAAAAGCATGGATCATCCCATGGGGATGTTGAAAGAGGCTCTAGTTCTTGCATTGCAGCTTTGTCATCAACAGAAAGTGTACAAGGTAACATATCTCTCCATAGTGCGAGGGTGATCCTATGTTTCCCTCTTGGAAGTGACAAAGATATTAGACGCTTCTCTTCCTGGGATCAATTTGTTGctcttgatttttctttaccaTCAGCTGATAATAGAAAAACATATCAAGACAGTGGTTTAGGTGGAAGGTCACAGAAAAGATATTCTTCCACAACGACATGTTCTATACATTTGAATTTTGCTAATCTTGACATTTTCTTGATCAATCCTGCAAGTAAAAATCATGTTGGAATTTACTCCAGTAACATGCAGAGACAGAAATTTTCGGCTGAGAACATTTTATCTGCGAGCAACAGAACAGATTATCTTTCTGTCATTAGTATGTGTTTGCAGGAGGGTCTTGTGACTGGTCCTTGGATAGCAAAGAGAGCCAAGTTGCTAGCTACTTTTGAGGATTCAAAGAGCGGTAATAATTCTGTGGGAAAAGGTTACGAGTTTGCTTCTGTATCTACCGTGAAAGATATGGAGGATCTAAATTCTCAAACTCGAGAAGAGATTATTTTGAGCTCTGCAATTTTACTGCATGTTCATCTACCGGCTGTTACAGTCAAATTAGGCAGTCCTCAATATCAAGGCTTATGCTGTCTTTTGGATAAGATGGTAAGTGGATTGTCGTGTGTGACACCTGCTGGAGACAATGTTAAGGCAGAATCTACCATGTCACAGACATCTATTCTTGTGGACTGTGATGATGCAGAATTTTTGATTAGCCCGGAGTTAAAGGAGAATATCAAGGTCTCGATACAGAGGGAACTTCCTGGTTCATGGTGTCATCTAAAACTGAAAATTCAGAAGTTTTGCTTGCTGTCTGTCTCAAATATTGGTGGCAATAAGGGTGCCAATTTCTTCTGGTTAGCGCATAATGAAGGCAAATTATGGGGTTCCATCACTGGCGTTCCTGAACAGGAGTTTCTCCTGATTTCATGTAGTAATTCTGCAATGAAACGTGGTGATGGAGGAGGATCAAATGCATTGTCATGTAGGTTGGCTGGTTCTGATATTATATACTTGTGGGAGCCCGAGAGTTTCCATGGTTTTACATCTATAACTGTCAGATGTGGCACACTTGTTGCTGCAGGTGGTCGCTTGGATTGGTTAGATGCAATATTCTCCTTTTTCAGTGTTTCCTCGACTGAAATTGAACAAAATGAGAAGCGTTTGCAAAATGGGGATTTGGATGCACCTTGTGGATCTTCTTTTGTTCTTAATTTAGTGGACATTGGGTTGAGTTATGAACCTTACGTTAAGAATGGAGAGGCTAAGAGTGAAGTGTTTTCAAATGGCAAAGAACAAGTTGGTGAGGAGTATGTTGCATGTCTATTGGCTGCGTCGTCCTTAAATCTCTCAAATTCAGCTGTGGCAGGTTCTATGGAAAATGAATACAAAATTAGGATACAAGATCTTGGACTGCTTCTCTGTATGGTGTCAGAGTGTGATAATTTATGTGGTTCTTACGGTGCAGAACATCTTCACAAGATTGGCTATGTTAAAATTGCTCAGGAGGCACTTGTTGAAGCAATTTTGAGAACCAATTGTAAGAGTGGCCTTCTATGGGAGGTAGAATGTTCTAAATCTCACATTCATGTAGATACTTGTGGAGACACCACTTCTAGTATGATTCGTTTAGCTGCTCAATTGCAACAGCTATTTGCTCCTGATCTTGAGGAATCAGTTGTGCACTTGCAGACTAGATGGAATAAAGTTCAACAGGAACAAGAGAGAAAATGGTTAAATGATGAGATTAGGTTCTCTGATGGTCATTCTGCAACATCAATTTCTGAAAGGTCTTCTTCAAGTGTAGGCATCCAGACTGACCCTGGGTCCGTTGGCTTGATGGATGAGATACGTGAAGATGCATTTCACGTAAGTACGAATGAAATCTACCCTCATGGTTCTTCTGAATTGCAAAGTCATATTTCTCATGATGAAAACTTTCTTGAAGAGTTGGATAACATAAGCTTTGATAGTCTTTCTTCTAATCAGTCATTCAATGGGTTAGTGCCTGTAATAGAAATGGAAAGTAGTCAAACCTCATCTTTTATAGAAGGTAACTTACCAGAGTTTATAGAAGGCTATTGTTTAACTGAGTTACAGCCAATAGAATTATCAATTGGTGGAAAATCATCGCATGAGATTCATAAATGCAGCTCGGGTGATGTTGGTAGTGGAGATCTTGGAGGAGAAATTAATGGATGGTATAGGGATGCCTCTTTCAGAATAGTAGAAGACCATGTTTTGAAGGCAAGTGAGGGGTGTAGTGTGAGCAAATACGAGGAAGACCAGCTCTCTTCTATTGACAATGATAAAGCCAACAATTTGACAAAGGCCATAGGGCGTTTACTTCTTAAAAACATTAATATCAGATGGAGAATGCATGCTGGTTTTGATTGGCACTACTGCAGAAAGAATGGTCGGCAGCCTAAAAATGGTGGTGGAAGGGATACGACTGTATGTCTAGAGCTTTCACTATCTGGAATGGAATTTCAATATGACATGTTTCCAGTTGGTGAAATACATGTTTCTAAGCTTTCTCTTTCAGTTCAAGATTTTTATCTTGATGATAGAAGCAGAGATGCTCCTTGGAAACTG GTGCTAGGATATTATTGTTCAAAGGATCATCCTCGGAAGTCGTCCTCAAAAGCATTCAAGCTCGACTTAGAATCTGTTAGACCTGATCCTTTAACACCTCTTGAAGAGTATCG GTTACGCATTGCATTCCTTCCCATGCGTTTGCATCTTCACCAGCGCCAACTTGATTTCCTCATCAccttttttggggcaaaaagcTCATCAGTTGACCAGTCTCCAGGTCATCATAAAGATTCAGATGGTTCCACATCATTGCCGGTGATGAGTAATACTGTTGCAGGGCACAGTACGAGCGTAGAGGAGGCATTTCTTCCTTACTTTCAG TCCCTGCCGTGTTGA